In one Corythoichthys intestinalis isolate RoL2023-P3 chromosome 16, ASM3026506v1, whole genome shotgun sequence genomic region, the following are encoded:
- the LOC130904401 gene encoding uncharacterized protein LOC130904401, which translates to MFPGCNGLPFREKRIQGNLRTQTHDTERQGAKRRDIRTQSGSGIEDPAMTARIISTQHTSATSSIVPVFVSSVQEPHREVLTYAMLDTQSDSTFVLEDVLDKLSVNVQPVNLKLSTMTAIDTIIPSKCVHGLQVRGLNSEILIQIQKAYSRDFIPVDKSYIPTKETALRWPHLKTLACKIPPLQDCDIGLLIGYDCPTALAPREVILGDTNQPFAQRSELGWSIIGSSNPHLDRQGSHSFVHRLTVKELPCPTTTDVIKALEADFSEKAYEDRYVSQEDVQFIQFLSKNIKQNHDSHYEMPLPFKGDSLPNLPNNKKLAMVRLQCLKRKLKADKQYYDQYKTFMEETINKGDAEPAPTTFKGQTEWYLPHHGVYHPKKPDKLRVVFDGSSKFHGISLNDTLLTGPDLINPLVGVLCRFRKEKVAIICDIERMFYQFSVSPESRNYLKFLWWKGGDLEKEPQEYRMTVHLFGAASAPGCANFGLKHLAKQYKDNHPRALTFLEKNLYVDDGLASVSSVEEAKKLITESQELCKMGGMRLHKFKSNEDVSPSEQCLCVQWSIKEDASNFNISAKDQPSTRRGCLSVIASLFDQPGFIAPFILTGKRILQELSQRNTGWDKPFSEDIRPRWEEWRNDLLKLKQVVNRAQLIRNDNDPQTWELLTPNHLMLKAQVSLPPPGVFVKEDLYGTKRWRRVQYLIEQLWSRWKRKYFLNICTRKKWHLPKRNLNVNDIVIIRNDHLSRNQWQLGRVVEAVQDGDGLVRRVKVRVGVRKAQENQGSSFEMSIIERPIQKLVLLMEN; encoded by the exons ATGTTTCCCGGCTGCAACGGATTGCCATTTCG GGAAAAGCGCATTCAAGGTAATCTACGGACACAGACACATGACACAGAGCGACAAGGAGCAAAGAGGAGGGACATACGCACCCAATCTGGCAGTGGAATTGAAGATCCAGCCATGACAGCTCGCATTATATCAACACAACATACGTCTGCCACCTCAAGTATTGTACCAGTTTTTGTGTCATCAGTTCAAGAACCACACAGAGAAGTACTCACATATGCAATGCTGGACACACAAAGTGATTCAACATTTGTTTTAGAAGATGTGCTCGACAAATTAAGTGTAAACGTCCAACCAGTAAACTTGAAACTTAGTACCATGACCGCAATTGACACAATTATACCCAGCAAGTGCGTTCATGGTCTACAAGTACGAGGACTCAATTCTGAGATCCTCATTCAAATACAAAAAGCCTATAGTCGTGACTTCATCCCAGTAGATAAGTCTTATATTCCAACAAAGGAGACAGCATTGCGTTGGCCTCATCTCAAAACCTTGGCATGTAAAATACCACCTCTTCAAGACTGTGATATCGGGCTCTTAATCGGATACGACTGTCCTACAGCACTGGCTCCTCGTGAAGTAATTTTAGGTGACACAAACCAGCCGTTCGCACAACGATCAGAACTAGGATGGAGTATAATAGGTTCATCAAACCCCCACCTAGACAGACAAGGAAGTCATAGCTTTGTGCACCGGCTCACAGTCAAGGAGTTGCCATGTCCAACAACGACAGATGTTATAAAGGCCCTTGAAGCAGACTTCAGTGAGAAAGCGTACGAGGATAGGTACGTGTCACAAGAAGATGTCCAGTTTATACAGTTTCTCAGTAAAAATATTAAGCAAAATCATGACAGCCATTATGAGATGCCCCTTCCTTTCAAAGGTGACAGTTTACCTAATCtgccaaacaacaagaaattagCTATGGTTCGCTTACAGTGTCTCAAAAGAAAATTGAAGGCCGATAAACAATATTATGATCAATACAAAACATTCATGGAGGAAACTATTAACAAGGGTGATGCAGAGCCTGCCCCTACAACATTCAAAGGTCAAACAGAGTGGTATTTGCCGCATCATGGCGTTTATCATCCTAAAAAGCCAGATAAGTTAAGAGTTGTGTTTGAtggttcttcaaaatttcatggAATTTCTTTAAACGACACACTGCTAACTGGACCTGATCTAATTAATCCCTTAGTAGGAGTGCTTTGTAGATTCAGAAAGGAAAAGGTAGCCATTATCTGTGACATCGAAAGAATGTTTTATCAATTTTCTGTCTCTCCGGAGTCAAGAAATTATTTGAAATTCCTTTGGTGGAAAGGTGGTGATCTGGAGAAGGAACCACAAGAGTACAGAATGACAGTTCATCTCTTTGGAGCCGCATCGGCTCCGGGATGTGCCAATTTTGGCCTCAAGCATCTAGCAAAACAATACAAGGATAATCATCCACGGGCATTAACAtttttggagaaaaacctttatgTCGATGATGGTTTAGCTAGTGTGTCATCAGTGGAAGAAGCCAAGAAACTGATCACCGAGTCACAAGAGTTGTGTAAAATGGGAGGCATGCGCCTGCATAAGTTCAAGTCGAATGAAGATGTATCTCCGTCAGAACAGTGTCTCTGTGTTCAGTGGTCAATTAAAGAAGACGCTTCCAACTTTAACATATCTGCAAAGGATCAGCCTTCCACCCGCCGTGGCTGTTTGTCCGTCATCGCCTCTCTCTTCGATCAACCTGGATtcattgccccattcattctaaCAGGAAAGCGAATCCTTCAAGAGCTTAGTCAACGCAACACTGGATGGGACAAGCCATTCTCAGAAGATATTAGACCACGGTGGGAGGAATGGAGGAATGATCTTCTCAAATTGAAACAGGTTGTGAATCGTGCTCAATTAATTAGAAATGACAATGATCCACAGACTTGGGAACTTTTAACACCAAACCATCTCATGTTGAAAGCACAAGTTTCCCTTCCTCCTCCTGGAGTATTTGTAAAGGAAGATTTATATGGGACAAAGCGGTGGAGGAGAGTCCAATATCTTATTGAACAATTGTGGAGTCGGTGGAAAAGGAAATACTTCCTTAACATATGCACAAGAAAGAAATGGCACTTACCAAAGCGCAACCTAAATGTCAATGATATTGTTATCATAAGGAACGATCACCTTTCAAGAAACCAGTGGCAATTAGGGCGAGTAGTTGAGGCAGTCCAAGATGGCGATGGCTTAGTTCGGCGAGTCAAAGTCAGAGTTGGCGTGCGCAAAGCGCAAGAAAATCAGGGTTCCTCCTTTGAAATGTCCATTATCGAGAGACCAATTCAAAAATTAGTTCTTCTCATGGAGAATTGA